ttggtctacaaacaatgGATATAATACGAGAATCAATAAACAATCATTAATTACCTAGATTACTAACAACTCTATGAACCCTAGATCAAACCCATGATACCAATCATCCAATTGCGGATTGTTTCCACCATAGAATCTACAGCAAAATCCTTCCCAATCAATATTAACCCTTTTTATTACATTCTACGAATCAAAAAATGGATTCGGGGAGTAAAAAACTTACCAAtggcctcaagaatggtgaaaaatgaGTAGCTGTCACCGAGGGTTCGTACTTAGctcaaaaatttgaaatgtgCATAATGAGGTCATTTAGGGATTTATTAACGACTTTAATTCGTATCCTGCCGCCACAACCACAGTTACCCCGCCATAGTGGCAGCACCAAAGTTACACAATTTCCCTCCAGGGTGGGATTCTCTAACCAGTGACCTATCTAAATAATTTCCAAAaccccatttcacaacacacctctATCCCATGACGCTTAAAAATACCCTTTATGCTAAGTTCGATTCTCGGAGATCAAATCACTAAAATTCAATTTCGTAAATTCGTACGGGTTCGTTAACAAGTTATCTAACTACTAATGTAAATAAAATCATAACTAAATGGTTCACCCGATTGCTACCAGATTTCTCTACACTTTTGTGACTCCGATTTCCTCCGGATATGGACAAggttgaaaaaaatcaaaatactaGGAAAAAGAATTTTCGGCCCCACTTTTCCCCTGTTGGCATTTCTATAGCGACGGGAATAGGTTGTTATAAATTTGCTTTTAAGTCACAAATGTATATTAGTTAGTAAATTCTAGCTATGCAATGACATGTGTAGAAGATTTAGACAACCAATTTTATTAGCAAGTTGAAGAAATGACAAAATGGGTGACTAAAGTCTTCGTTATTCTATAGAGCTTAACAAATGAGTCAAAAGTGCCAACGCTGAGGCTATTTGTTAGCAACTAATATTTTGCGATGAAGCTCTATGttaatattgtattatattcatgtgtcaattttttaatttttgagagtCCAATTATTATAACTATTACCACATGcagaaaaaatacatattacTCTTTTCAACAAAGATGTTCATGCATGAAACAACTCTTTTTAACTTAATCAAAGTTACTACACATTAAATGTAAAGTTAAATGAAGCTAAACCAAACTTCTTGTATGTGTATAAGGACCTCAAGTCGAATTCATGAACAATACAGAGGTCATAGAGGATAAAATTCAATCTAAGACTCAACAACTTTCGAATTGATTTAATTCATTCGATGAGGCTGAAAAGATCACTAATAGGAGTTTCTTTTGTAAATTTCAATAAAAGTTTGTTGTGTATTACATCCCATAAATAAAATCAGTATTTTATTATACattttttgattttcattttgtgtgtattttgaataatgtaaaagcaaaaaatggagaagaacGAAACATAAGGAGAGAAGTAATCATTACAAATGAAAGGTAATTTAATGCTTACTATGTATCCTTGATATAGACAACTTCACGTTATTAGACTTTCATAATAAAGATTCAAATTTTACATATATAggtataataaaaaaatcatgaatttaTGGTGAGACTTAGTTTAAATCGATGGATAAATATTATAGAGCCTTGAAAGTTACAAACTAGTGCTTGCCTTTTGTGATGTGAAATGCTCCATTTACCAAGGTATAAATCTCCTCAAATTTATTACTCGTGGAAAATAGGCGATTTTGTAGTTTCCTCAACTCCTATTAGTAGTTTGTTAATCAATCTACAATTTGATATGCCAACAATCTCCAACAATGGTAAAGAATACATCATTCTTCGCTCTTATTCATAACTTCCCCACATGTTACGTGTTTGATGTTTTGTATGGAGTACTTCTAAATTACAGTATTGACAACATGTAGGCACAAAATAATGACACAAGCTTAATGCCAAGTTGAGTACTAATGTAAGTAGCCCGCCAAGTGAAAATCAAAGATATTTAAACGCTTCACTTGCCAATAAGAAGGTACTTTGCTCTGCAAATATAAAATCCAATTGTCACCCAAATTGAATgttaaaatgtaattaaatgATTTTGCTAATTTACGTATAAGACATATACTATAAGTTCAATGCCAAGGTTTCCCGCATTGACAATAACACTGACGATGTAACACCTCGGTCTTAGAAAGAGATAATTTTtgaaagaactaaattggaaagAGTTAGTTTGAGAATTTTGTAAGTTAGTCTTTAAattatgagttttgggtcaatttCAAATGATTATAACTTTTAGCACATGATGAGTTCAGTGTCCCATAATAGATCAAATGAAATATCTCCAAGTCCTCTTTCCAACGCCAATGAGTTTGCTATATTACGAGTTTggatgagggagatatgaccgTTTCAGTATTTCCAGCCCTGTTGTAACATTCCATAAAATCATACGTTTAATGAAAAGCCCAATAGGTTCTTAAGAATGCGTATCAGGGGtaaataggcatcccaatgtccaatatttagaaatattgggcatattagaaaattatgaGCATAGTAGAAAATGTTGGCTTAGAGAGTGTTAGCCAAATTTTCAAGTATCTATGAGTTTGTGTAATAAATGTACCTGAAATGGAGACCCTACGCTAATTAAAATTTCGTCTTTACAAATCTCATGAACTACTAGgtatccaagtgtcaagcctagtaccataccacatgaccatttaaaaggatcatgtagattaaacagTGCCCAAGTACGTAGTGAGGATctttgggacaataagtaaacattcccaaatgaaccataaataatagttatttaggaaagtgcaaccaacccatgtgcaagcacatgtgaatGATATGTGAAGAAAATGTCAAAGGAGGGAACCACCCTAaacgaattcggttagggtagttaggggggaaaacgtgcacaagggaccactccatgtggggaaTATCCTCCCTACCAATTCTatactctaacctactgccctaaACAACTAATTAACTTAGGACTAACCGAATTgtacccattagtgcacccgacaacctaggaccgaaaccgggttgacactaacctagtactagttaaagagacaacctagtacctaacctaggatggtccaaaatgttagttatggtcctaaaaacttaggtgtactttagtaattcctcttggttacctaattaattaatttagaaaattattttattaatttaaaagggctaaaaccgaaaataaaaagataatttttagaTCTCGGTTGGACAACTTATAACCTAaactaggatggtccaaagagttagttaagatcctaacgacttaagggtactttagtaataaACCTagtatacttaattaattaatttattaacatagttaattaatttaaaggggaaaaccgaaatcacaaaacaatttccagatttcggttaaaacaagaaaaatacaacctagtacctaacctaggacggttcaaaggattggttatggtcctaacgacttaagggtaatttaataattacattaggtcacctaattaattaatttaattaattggtttaaatgatcaaaacaaaatccttacactaacctagtataattcaagaaacatcctagtacttaacctaggatggtcctaaagggttgattgtagttccaatgacttaggggtactttagtagtTATCctaggtccctaaattaattaaattaaggatttaattgattaatataaattcaaaatatttaccgaaaccatagtcaacaccaacttccagatttgactaagtgttatgttctcctatctTTAGTCAACTTCGGAGGGATGTTTTGATagttggttaattagtttaataaattaacttattaaacctaagTGGTATAATTAAATATCggttcttaaacctaaaaatcacgttccAACTCAAATAAAAGGCGAAGCAAAAAAcgcaagaaaaaggcagaaaatttatcgatttctctagggtGATTCCAAGGTTTCTTCAtagtttcgttcaaggtggtctttgTAAATaaagttctacataaggtatggctttctctcctggacttctttctccaagatgACTTTCTTTCcaacgattcaaagatcttgaaaactagggttgttccctgTTCTCGTAGAACtcccttgtccctagtatccttttcgattcaatgttgaataggttcgAGATCATGTCGTTGGTATGTGGTGATGGCTGATTCTATGTGTAatgttcttgaaaaataaatgcCTATTAGCTCATGAAGTGTCCACGTATAATGTTAAGGCTTAAAAGGTGAATCATGAATCGACGATGTGTTAATTACACCCATAGTTgtttaagtgttgatgtgtttgtccgAATGTTGTCTTGATGTTATTGTGACGTTATGAACACTAAAAAATGGATATgttaagtaatgcttaatgtgtctagatgccaatgattagaccgggttcacgcggattgatgcgcgtagaaccagacctcagaaccctttCTACATCAAACAaaactaacttggggatttagttcagctaggaaaggttgggtccaaccatttAGGACTCTTGAATACGAaaatttacttgaaggagtctttacctgacttaaaaagaggaaatcttaggtttggagggtctagtgGTCTTTTCACAGagtaagggtagtatcgtaattacaataaatatataattaattatttaattaataaggtggagggtaattttgtggagagagggccaaaaattggctcttgaagtgaagtcttgctccaccaaggttcgaacctaggtggaagctatgaattaaattatttttaatttaagttggtaaattaatgtacttaatttatacttattatttattagctgatttaaaataaaagggaatcagatttttaataatttaataaaaaccttatttgactgaatcctaaactagactcctaatcctaagaaaactcttctctcccacactcatctctctccctcacgtctctatcactctcactcacgattctTTCTGCCAAGTAACTtaaaaaaacagtaggtaaaccaaagttcttcagacttgaagaactcacaacgaaaatataagaaaacaaacgaaatcaatcacgtagacaaagagaagtttgtccatcgagttggtgttgactttgaggggatttggacgtgatttttggagaagattttgGGAAGAAAGTtgaggtttgaacgtcataaaggtatggattttcttaCTGTTGGcccttttcccaagagacccttaaggctcagatgaatctacttgaaaactagggttgttcccgttcttgtcaaactccttgtccctagtatccctttgatctcaatctgaaataggttagagatcatattgttggtatgtttgctggtagtttatgtatgaagtttgatttttgtgataatgtgttcttgattatgtttttggaattgtaagcatgttaattaATGTCgcccgaaagtatgtgaaaatgtttttatggttgaattttatgtgcgaatgtttgtataaatcatgaggtgtaaaagtggtgtaatgtttctggatgaaatggtaattcttgtctgaatataatcataaaaatattacccTTAAAGAttcaccaaatgatccacgaaatgccttaagaattaacatatgaatgatgataaaaaaaaagctgaaaatagtgaacaaatttccagcatttggtaggttgggttcggccaaacaaaatggtacaaaatgcaatgaaaaatgaatgtacaaTAAGTTAGATCACTAAGGATTTAACCCAAGACGTCATTATACGAAAGctataaaaaatcaataaaagattaagacaaaaatggattggaaaaGACTAAATTTCTagcctgctggaaattgtagtctcggcaaacttttgaaataatgatctttgtttaattttttttttaaaatttgaggtcattggggattgaaaccATTACCTCagtaaatgaaaatttcataaaattttcgtgagaaaaatgcaaggaaaaatagatgtggtgagtggggattgaacccttaacctcttgaatggatgagagagttaagagaaaaataaaggagaaaataaatgtgaagagtggaaattgaacccacgacctcttggataggtgagaaagttaagagataaaataaaagaaaaataatgagcttgtggggaattgaacccacaacgtccttgacttaaacgaaaaaagagaggagaaaaagaaaggaaatattatggggttgatagGGACCGAACTAGgttcccccaaatctgaaaaatgcgaTTATCATGTTTAAAATAAGCTTAAGTGTTGTCCTAGGGATtcaaaattgggttcccttgcccaattccgtattaacacataagtcatacataagtaaatatttaatgaatgctgcctctaaaaatcgaaatcaatatcttggcatatctacaagatgcataagtcttgtaccacataatctagggtaaatatgaatcacttaaacaaactatgaatgaagccccatggcttgtatgtataaacccacaagtctagcatacatttaaaagtatgtgaacctaagatgtatgtaatgaaatgatgaaaccctataagggttaagtacgagtgtaaaatacactaaatggccaagtgcattggcatatgatgaaatgaacaatgaaatgatgaaatgagcaATGAAACAATGAAACCCAAGGtaaagagtgtgaaacacatcaaatggccaagtgcattggcatatgttgaaatgaacattctcgtaaaaaggggtgagtaactatgaagagcaaatgtgctaatcataatgaatatggtgacaacattatatgaggctaatgtaaaagatgagagcaatctcaaatgagcctaagtaaatgttatcaaaatGTACTCACTTacgagagtgtaaagttaatgaagagaccagtgtctatgaacactctaatgaaagtattgagattaacacactttataataatgatgagatgagaaattatctattgagctttgatgtcctcatactagaatctagtttccatgatgtatgagttgaatgtaatggaactttatattgagcaccgatagactagttgtgagtggtgatgccttctttcgggaagagtggaggttcacgtaactctcatgagatgagaagtCCGGCATGACGGGTATGaatctccttatatctcctagtcttcgaacctatactgcaaatatagggatctggcggggttcaattcccatgtacgctagcatgttttgggtcactttggccggtgattccacctcttatcggtgtggggtttcatgacacagAATTTCCTGAtgcttacatgatctatgtcagtcaaagttaaagttccccatgaatgaatgaggccagcctcaaatgatgcacataatgaaatgaatgataccaaaggtgttaggataggataataaagaggtgagatagacttaagtaatgacactaggtcattcttaatcattgcacaacgaacccgatgaaagtcttaaactacatcctaggtatagctggtgcttacactagcctatgactgaaatgaaatgaagtacgtatgaatgaatgaagcagactctgtgtttgctaaagaaggcttcCTAGTTGAGGTCTGATATGttaagccctcatttttgggaagtcttgatgtcaagtccgtgattccaaggtctcatggcatatgaacgaatgatatgaaaattgttatgtgctatatgcaatatgttatgtgctatgtgcaagatgttatgtgttgtgtgcattatgataagtatgatgatgcatgttactctcatggcatgactttgcTAATCCAAATTAGGAATGTTTattcactttcctaatccaaatttggaaaatcTCACTaagactttccataatcatgttgttaggaaagagatgtTCTTAGTTaagcatgtccttggtgtgtgcgtTTTGCAAAAATCATCCTGATGTTTCCAAAGGTAAACGTATTCCAAGTTGTTTTTTGGAAGAGATTTATAGCTGCATTGAAAGTATCTTGGTTATCAAACTAATGTTGGACCAGGGGTTGGAATGATGAGTTCCAACACCACATGGGCTCCATCCTAAATAGTTTTAGACCATCCTTTGTGTTGTTGTTATCAAGAGTACTGAGCATACGACAGTGGTCAGACCTAGTTGTGAGAAGGTGGGTTATTATAGAGTCACGGAAGACCTTTATCCAAGCGTCATTTCAAACACAATgttaatgtctttcaaagataAGGTTGCTTCTATTCCTATATCTCTTGTTAGATTTTTGTTGGCATTGAGGACATCATTGAAGTCTCCACCTATGAGACACTCCACGAAATTGTCTTTGAAAGGCTACCTAGTTTTTTCTAGAGGTGAGTTATAGTGTTAAAGTCAAGACTAGCATAGacgactaattttttttatattttgaatgaCCCTTGAAGGGGTTAGGGGCTTAGCAACACCCCTAGGCCTTAGCATAAATAAAGCAAAAATCAGTACAAGGAGGGGGGCATAGGCCTTACCTTCGATCCTAAGGTAGTTTTGATCGGACCTCCCTACAAATTAAAGGATAGTCCACTCATCCCCttacattaaaagaaaactaGAACAAAGCACCTAAGGAGAGGGCTCCTCTCAATACAAAATTCTAGCAATGCATATATAAGGGAGACTCTCCCCTTACATAAGTAAGACAGGAATAAAAGCTCTATCCTATTCAAAAAGAACTATACAGTAACAACATAGTCAAGTTGAATAGCTTCCTAACCAAAAACCGTATATAATTCTATACTATAACAAACCGCAAAATCGTTCAAGGAGGTATCTTAATTCTTTTCATTCTCTTTCTCCTGAAGTTTACCATACCAAGCTTGTCGAGCATGAAGCTTTCTTTTGCAAGAGTAGGGAGTTGTTCCTTGGTGTAGAAATGTTAAACAATGTCTGTTGCGACTGCATTTAGAGAGATGGTCAGCAGTGTTGTTTGCCTCTCTGTAGGAATGAGTGTATTTCAATTGTTTCAGTTTGAGCATTAGTCTATGCAGTTCCAGAGTATATTGCTGTAATTCCCAGGGGGGTTTGGCTTGATTTGAAGGCCACTTAATAACCAGTTCCGAGTCTACTTCAAAGTGTATTTTCTTGTAGCTATGTTGAATACACCAGTGTAGACCATGGCTGGCTGCTTGGATTTCAGCTTGCTTGTTGGTACAAAATCCAAGAGCGGTGGTAAATGCATATATCACGTTAGCTTGATGATATCTTAGAATTCCCCCTCCTCCAATTTTCCCGGGGTATTTAGTGATGACATCAGCATTGAGCTTCAGGAATGGTTGAATAGGCTTCTCCCACTTTACAACTTTAACCATATTCTCGTGCTTACAACTTGCTACCATTCTGATCAAATAAGTCCAATTTTTGGACCATTGAATGTATGGATAAGCTGTGTTGAGAAGGTTATTAATATCTTTAAGGATTAGGAATTTGACCGTAGTTGTCTTGGACTGTTTTGCACCATATTTTGCCGCACatctatttttctataaattccAAATGATGATCACTGGCAGTATCTCGGAAAGCAGATTCTGCACTTCATTCCCATGGTCCAGGCTCCACCATCTCAGCAGTAGTGAATTTAGAGGAGTGTGATCATGCTGGATCCCTGCAGCTGCAGAGAAAAACATCCACACATTGTTGGCAAAATTGccaaaagtaaaaatatgatCTATGTTATCATCACCTGGTCTGTAGAAGCAGGAACACTGGACAAGATCCACTCCAAATATAATCATCTTTTTGTTAGTAGGAATCTTACTTCGCAGAGCCCTCCATAGAAGAAAACAGATCTTAAATGTGATGTGTTTGTGCCAGATACCTTTACTATTGATGCTCTTATCGTTCTTGTGGCTAATGTGATTCCAGGCAGATGAACATGAGAACAGGAAATTATCAGTAAGTATCCATATTTCTTCATCCTTAACATGCTCTTGAAAGTTACTAATAGTGCTCAACACTTTTAGATACGGCAGGGGGGGCACCTATTGTCGCACCAACGTTTCATTCCAGCATCCATCTACTAGAAAATGAGAAACAGTAGTATTATTGAGACTAGTGATATGGCTGCAATGAGGAGCTAAAGGTCCATCTCCCAACCAATCATCCCACCAAAACTATTTCAAAAGGGGGAGTTCGGGAGTACCTTGATAAAGACATGGATTCCTTGGGGGTTATTGACAAGCTTTCCAGCATCAGTGTGTCTGTATTACAAATTATAACTATGTGAGAGACCATTGTACCAGGCTGGATTTGCGAGTAAAACCTGATCTCATCAATAAGGCTTTGGTGCTCGGTAATTTTTCTTTCCATTAGAACGAGCATCGTGGGCTTGTGAATGTTCACCATTGATCCGCAACGGCGACTGAAGATCACGTTATACGCTCCTGTCGTGTTCCATATAATTAAGTTCatcaaaaattatgttgtgtTGCTTGCTCCTACAAGCCCTTGCCCTTCTCATTCTCCGCTCAAAA
This portion of the Solanum pennellii chromosome 12, SPENNV200 genome encodes:
- the LOC107006541 gene encoding uncharacterized protein LOC107006541; its protein translation is MVASCKHENMVKVVKWEKPIQPFLKLNADVITKYPGKIGGGGILRYHQANVIYAFTTALGFCTNKQAEIQAASHGLHWCIQHSYKKIHFEVDSELVIKWPSNQAKPPWELQQYTLELHRLMLKLKQLKYTHSYREANNTADHLSKCSRNRHCLTFLHQGTTPYSCKRKLHARQAWYGKLQEKENEKN